In one Carettochelys insculpta isolate YL-2023 chromosome 6, ASM3395843v1, whole genome shotgun sequence genomic region, the following are encoded:
- the DISP2 gene encoding protein dispatched homolog 2 translates to MFSHREKVNPEPCQSCLNVPEIRKTEPSQGEAPWERVCPVHRCPIPASPSLVRGRLPSSNRMLGSISVHANGQVPSSSQDSHQHRLYYHCNQQESKDSYALPPLPGHGERATLCSHHSSGDSLPAAHHETSESQWKQWAHVQQQPRPVQHHIVTVRHDKAFRMPKSYSQVIVEWPVAVLVLCSVTVLVCTLAGLLIGNLPDFSEPLMGFEPRDTDVGRKLTVWKNVQTHTGYKKTLSLSPYTEKNSYGDTGINRGQKFTHGEQEARTRRMVEQDYGKDSFFCGPPGKSYSQLVFMSTTAGSLWNLQAIQSMCQIEQDKIRSHAHFGNLCQRTEENECCPSWSLGNYIAVLHNRSSCLEITQADVSHTLALLRSCAPDYHKGILIPSCLGPRAGKEKHSQCAKVPEKCTRFNGIYQLLHFLVDRDFLSLQTMEYQVPSLKYSLLFLPTKKGASMMEIYLDNLESWDLFDNYTSITGMDLGLKQKLFQHYLLLDTMYPVLAILAIFLSMTVYLRSIFITFMILLTIVSSLMISFFLYKVAFRFTYFPFVNLTAIVILSSICANHTFVFFDLWSLSKSQNPSAGLLQWMSQTMHHFGYLMLASSFTTGAAFYASYMSNIIAICCFAIYMGTCVLVNLVFMVTWLPSSVVLYERYIATNCIYKPEDYWNHSGHKRVIFSLHHILRGLQNTLCETSKLLFEKLLPCGVIKFRYIWICWFAALAIGGAYISCFNPKLKLPSLEMPSVQMFRLSHPFERYDAEYCHQFMFERLEHGEGQHMPITIVWGILPVDNGDHFNPKSNGTLVKDTTFTVQSPEAQNWLLEFCQKVKNQTFFYSDLEQKSTVCFMQEFHTWMGSRQCSQQDHSFNLCCNHFSFPYGSEVLLHCIKMMIMEQGRDGAETYDWGLRFDGEGNVVALVLQFQTVYHYSFNYSKAKQFYNEIGHWITEEMKTAPMGLQNGWYTSKLELYNLQHSLSTETMVVIGLSITVSFVVLLLTTWNVLLSVFSVTAITGTVLVTVGLLVLLEWQLNAVESLFISAAVGLSTDFTVNYCISYHLCPHSDRLSRVAFSLKQMSCATAMVASALFSAGVIMLPATVLAYRKLGIFIMMIKCISCGFASFFFQSLCCFFGPEKNCGQILWPCTYALKDYSDDSRPNGSFTCAGGEKQNRLRKVQESNTANEQYELQPLARKLSDSFDNSTSTSKLSNRPSVLSEDIQLQDSRCPRIGIHPSLETDRQDLQETLMDHHVALCQCPALQTSSPYKHSSSGAEAEIPRERLCRECRCQKYSPKVWDGYMLDYLHAASMNDEGQLNKSQCSRDIAQQQSDYTSENSNLPETEIYKFHRGLCSHSSSFNVLNVSSEVALTDLERSIKLVESASSCPAVLDVSDSSCAAERGHLNGKRDTLRLDLRETVFDISPSASQQNSSSWKNRLGLESDDPVVLPNSQPDMPDVWIKRSSAQNSGYSS, encoded by the exons ATGTTTTCTCACAGAGAGAAGGTAAACCCAGAGCCTTGCCAAAGCTGTCTAAATGTGCCAGAGATCAGGAAGACTGAGCCAAGCCAGGGTGAAGCTCCTTGGGAAAGAGTCTGTCCAGTCCATCGGTGCCCTATCCCTGCATCTCCCAGCTTGGTGAGAGGTCGCCTGCCTTCCTCCAACCGCATGCTTGGATCAATCTCTGTGCACGCCAATggtcaggtgccatccagctccCAGGACTCACATCAACATCGCCTATATTATCATTGCAACCAGCAGGAGTCTAAAGACAGCTATGCCTTGCCTccacttccagggcatggagagaGGGCCACTTTGTGCTCCCACCATTCTAGTGGGGACTCtttaccagctgcccaccacgaGACCTCTGAAAGTCAGTGGAAACAGTGGGCACATGTCCAGCAGCAGCCACGACCAGTGCAACACCATATTGTAACAGTCAG ACACGACAAAGCTTTCAGGATGCCAAAAAG CTACTCCCAAGTGATTGTTGAGTGGCCGGTAGCTGTCCTTGTGCTCTGTTCGGTGACAGTTCTGGTTTGTACTTTAGCTGGCTTGCTCATTGGAAATTTGCCAGATTTTTCAGAACCTCTTATG GGATTTGAGCCTCGAGATACTGACGTTGGCAGAAAACTCACTGTCTGGAAGAATGTACAAACCCATACAGGCTATAAGAAGACCCTATCACTTTCTCCCTACACTGAAAAGAACAG CTATGGTGACACTGGTATTAACAGAGGACAGAAATTTACCCATGGTGAACAAGAAGCAAGAACACGGCGAATGGTGGAACAAGACTATGGAAAGGACAGTTTCTTTTGTGGCCCTCCAG GAAAGAGTTATTCTCAGCTGGTGTTTATGTCCACAACTGCTGGGAGCTTGTGGAATTTGCAAGCGATTCAGTCCATGTGTCAGATTGAACAAGACAAG ATCCGTTCACATGCTCATTTTGGGAATCTCTGTCAACGAACTGAAGAAAATGAATGTTGTCcaagctggtctctgggtaaCTATATTgctgtccttcacaacaggtCTTCTTGCCTGGAGATTACTCAAGCAGATGTCTCGCACACATTGGCACTCCTTCGTTCCTGTGCTCCAGACTACCACAAAGGCATCCTTATTCCTTCTTGCCTaggtcccagggctggaaaaGAGAAACACTCTCAGTGTGCCAAAGTACCAGAAAAATGTACCCGCTTCAATGGTATTTACCAGCTTCTTCACTTCTTGGTTGACAGAGACTTCCTCAGTCTTCAGACAATGGAATATCAAGTGCCATCACTGAAATACAGCCTGCTGTTTTTGCCTACAAAGAAAGGTGCATCTATGATGGAAATCTACCTGGACAACCTTGAATCATGGGACTTGTTTGATAATTACACCTCAATCACTGGAATGGACCTGGGTCTTAAACAGAAATTATTCCAGCACTATCTTTTACTGGATACCATGTATCCAGTCCTGGCAATATTAGCCATTTTTCTAAGTATGACTGTTTATTTACGCTCAATCTTTATTACTTTTATGATCCTTCTGACTATTGTCAGTTCTTTGATGATCTCTTTCTTCTTGTATAAGGTGGCCTTCAGATTCACCTACTTCCCTTTTGTAAACCTGACAGCAATTGTCATTCTCAGTAGCATTTGTGCCAATCACACCTTTGTGTTTTTTGACCTCTGGAGCCTCAGCAAGAGCCAGAATCCTTCTGCAGGCCTCCTGCAGTGGATGAGCCAAACCATGCACCACTTTGGGTATCTCATGCTGGCATCTTCCTTTACAACAGGTGCTGCTTTCTATGCCAGCTACATGAGCAATATAATTGCCATCTGCTGCTTTGCCATTTACATGGGCACCTGCGTATTGGTGAATTTAGTATTCATGGTGACTTGGCTTCCATCCTCTGTCGTGTTGTATGAACGCTACATAGCAACAAACTGCATTTATAAACCAGAAGACTACTGGAACCATAGTGGGCATAAAAGAGTTATTTTTTCTCTCCATCATATACTCAGGGGTCTCCAGAATACCTTGTGTGAAACCTCCAAACTGTTATTCGAGAAGCTTCTTCCGTGTGGCGTTATAAAGTTCCGGTACATTTGGATCTGCTGGTTTGCAGCCTTGGCAATAGGGGGTGCTTACATTTCCTGTTTCAATCCTAAACTAAAACTACCCAGTTTAGAGATGCCATCTGTCCAGATGTTTAGATTAAGCCATCCCTTTGAGAGGTATGATGCAGAATACTGTCACCAGTTCATGTTTGAGAGGCTGGAGCATGGAGAAGGACAACACATGCCCATCACTATAGTGTGGGGCATACTGCCGGTGGACAATGGGGACCATTTCAATCCTAAAAGCAATGGCACGCTGGTGAAAGACACCACATTCACAGTACAAAGTCCTGAAGCTCAAAACTGGCTCTTGGAATTCTGCCAGAAAGTGAAGAATCAAACTTTCTTCTATTCTGATCTGGAGCAGAAATCTACAGTTTGTTTCATGCAGGAATTTCACACGTGGATGGGCAGTCGCCAGTGCTCCCAGCAAGATCACAGCTTCAATCTCTGCTGTAACCATTTCTCCTTCCCATATGGAAGTGAAGTCCTCCTGCACTGCATCAAAATGATGATCATGGAACAAGGAAGAGATGGAGCTGAAACCTATGACTGGGGTCTTAGATTTGATGGAGAAGGAAACGTAGTTGCCTTGGTGCTACAGTTCCAAACTGTTTACCACTACAGCTTCAACTATAGCAAAGCCAAACAATTCTACAATGAAATTGGCCACTGGATAACTGAGGAAATGAAGACTGCCCCCATGGGGCTTCAGAATGGGTGGTACACCAGTAAACTAGAGCTATATAATCTCCAGCATAGTCTCAGCACAGAGACAATGGTGGTTATAGGGTTATCCATAACAGTCTCCTTTGTGGTGCTGCTGCTCACCACCTGGAATGTCCTTCTTAGCGTATTCTCAGTTACGGCGATCACAGGCACTGTCTTGGTAACTGTTGGACTTTTGGTCCTGTTGGAATGGCAGCTCAATGCAGTGGAGTCTCTTTTCATTTCGGCAGCAGTGGGCCTCTCCACGGATTTTACAGTGAACTACTGTATTTCCTACCACTTGTGCCCACATTCTGATCGCCTGAGCCGAGTGGCCTTCTCTCTGAAGCAGATGAGCTGTGCCactgcaatggtggcatctgcTTTGTTTTCTGCAGGCGTCATTATGTTGCCTGCCACGGTTCTGGCATACCGGAAGCTGGGGATTTTTATAATGATGATCAAGTGCATCAGCTGTGGATTTGCCAGCTTCTTCTTTCAGTCTCTGTGCTGCTTCTTTGGCCCAGAGAAGAATTGTGGTCAGATCCTTTGGCCTTGCACCTATGCCTTGAAGGACTATTCTGATGACTCAAGGCCAAATGGAAGCTTTACCTGTGCGGGAGGAGAGAAGCAGAACAGATTACGGAAGGTGCAGGAATCTAACACAGCAAATGAACAGTATGAGCTCCAGCCCTTGGCCAGAAAACTTAGTGACAGTTTTGACAACAGCACTTCCACAAGCAAATTGTCTAATCGTCCTTCTGTCCTATCTGAGGACATACAGCTCCAAGACAGCAGGTGTCCCAGAATAGGAATCCATCCTTCTCTTGAAACAGACAGACAGGATCTGCAGGAGACTCTAATGGACCACCATGTAGCTCTTTGCCAGTGTCCTGCCCTGCAAACATCATCTCCTTATAAGCACAGCAGCTCAGGAGCAGAAGCAGAAATTCCCAGAGAGAGACTCTGCAGAGAGTGTAGATGTCAAAAATACAGCCCAAAAGTCTGGGATGGATACATGCTGGACTATCTTCATGCAGCCAGTATGAACGATGAAGGACAGTTAAATAAATCTCAGTGTTCTAGAGACATTGCTCAGCAACAGTCAGATTATACCTCAGAAAATAGTAATCTCCCTGAAACTGAAATTTACAAATTTCACAGAGGCCTTTGTTCTCATAGCAGCTCTTTCAATGTGCTCAATGTCTCCAGTGAGGTAGCTCTCACTGATCTTGAGCGTAGCATAAAACTTGTTGAGTCAGCTAGTTCTTGTCCAGCTGTCTTAGACGTGTCTgattccagctgtgcagcagagaGAGGTCACCTGAATGGGAAGAGAGACACCCTGAGGCTGGACCTGAGAGAAACTGTCTTTGACATCTCTCCATCAGCATCGCAGCAAAACAGCTCTTCTTGGAAAAACCGACTGGGATTAGAGAGTGACGATCCAGTTGTTTTACCAAACAGCCAACCAGACATGCCAGATGTTTGGATCAAACGATCCAGTGCACAAAATTCCGGTTACAGCAGCTGA